A part of Rhodamnia argentea isolate NSW1041297 chromosome 8, ASM2092103v1, whole genome shotgun sequence genomic DNA contains:
- the LOC115732857 gene encoding uncharacterized protein LOC115732857, with product MMEIAAYVPDMLAKVAAFLVVQALVYLILSNSSEVFSKDKKLGSLSFKPARSLSIRGILAAFSDVPQAAGGGEPSPRSSSSIAQSTPVFEDLPSGCDCSS from the coding sequence ATGATGGAGATCGCAGCGTACGTGCCGGACATGTTAGCGAAGGTGGCGGCTTTCCTGGTGGTCCAGGCGCTGGTGTATCTGATCCTCTCCAACTCGTCGGAGGTGTTCTCCAAGGACAAGAAGCTCGGGTCCCTCAGCTTCAAACCCGCTCGCTCCCTCAGCATCCGCGGGATTCTGGCCGCGTTCTCCGACGTGCCGCAAGCCGCTGGCGGCGGCGAGCCATCGCCACGCTCGTCGTCCTCTATTGCCCAGAGCACGCCGGTGTTTGAGGATCTTCCCAGCGGCTGCGATTGTTCGTCCTGA
- the LOC115733206 gene encoding F-box/LRR-repeat protein At3g58900-like, translating into MQTGILSKDWNHAFNTLPALEFDEETFGGKGVGGHDADIVTDTFLEYVDGYITRRREHDLSIDSMSLLAFSKGDRLSPAVPKWIDIASRLNLRDLTLGRIVDYPDRRCNDHKCPGLVSDTVSVLHVSHLRMQGVKTRLPRLEELVLHKVGESQEVLSELMISCPALRRVELIGCSSFTDLLICGPKLETFEASGVLQTNSFTISAPNLKSFSFTSAYTIGSPEGELSTLQVHRAQNLRELTLDLCMVGIRKVGEAVSQLRRLETLRLKGSWHAERIRITHKNLKHLVLTRFRSLKRVKLQTPNLVSFQYDGLNIPVIGPRDSTMLANARLEVDFEVRTKRSYLKAAKFLSYFGRCDSLTLVCNKTEALVLPEEIRSEMLPPLRNVKHLRLQILFDTPEVSTTSQLTESLRWMCPRLETLVISPEPRHEKTPSRLLVTPATRFGPRRDKYSRANRQYKRNRRQQREMHSSAKKAHLASSVGSGVSKINPTSVDV; encoded by the exons ATGCAAACCGGCATCCTGTCCAAGGACTGGAACCACGCCTTTAACACTCTCCCGGCTCTAGAATTCGACGAGGAAACCTTCGGGGGCAAGGGCGTCGGCGGGCACGATGCCGACATCGTGACCGATACTTTCCTGGAATACGTCGATGGTTACATCACGCGGCGCCGTGAGCATGACCTCAGCATAGACTCAATGAGCTTGCTGGCCTTCTCGAAGGGCGACAGGTTGAGTCCCGCGGTGCCCAAGTGGATCGACATTGCCTCGAGGCTCAATCTCCGAGACCTTACGCTCGGCCGCATCGTCGACTATCCTGACAGAAGATGCAACGATCACAAGTGCCCCGGTTTGGTCTCCGACACCGTCTCCGTCCTCCACGTGAGCCATCTCCGCATGCAGGGGGTCAAGACTAGGCTGCCTCGCTTAGAAGAACTGGTCCTACACAAAGTCGGCGAGAGCCAGGAAGTCTTGAGCGAGCTTATGATAAGTTGCCCCGCACTCCGGCGAGTTGAGCTGATTGGGTGCTCCAGCTTCACGGACCTCCTCATTTGCGGACCAAAGCTCGAGACTTTTGAGGCGTCCGGCGTGCTTCAGACCAATAGCTTCACGATTTCAGCCCCCAACCTCAAGTCCTTCAGCTTCACATCCGCATACACCATAGGCTCACCGGAGGGGGAGTTGTCCACTCTCCAAGTACACAGAGCTCAAAACCTGAGGGAGCTTACATTGGATTTGTGTATGGTCGGAATCAGGAAGGTCGGAGAAGCCGTTTCTCAGCTTCGTCGACTGGAGACTTTGAGGCTCAAGGGGAGCTGGCACGCCGAGCGCATCAGGATAACTCACAAGAATCTCAAGCACCTCGTCTTGACCAGATTCCGCTCCCTGAAAAGAGTAAAGCTCCAAACTCCTAATCTAGTTTCGTTCCAATACGACGGCCTCAACATCCCGGTCATCGGTCCACGAGATTCGACGATGTTGGCCAATGCGAGATTGGAGGTGGATTTTGAAGTCCGCACGAAGAGGAGCTATCTCAAGGCAGCCAAGTTCCTAAGTTACTTCGGCCGGTGCGACTCGCTGACACTAGTCTGTAACAAAACCGAG GCATTGGTTCTTCCGGAGGAAATCAGAAGTGAAATGCTTCCTCCATTGCGCAATGTCAAGCATCTGAGACTTCAAATCCTCTTCGACACTCCTGAAGTTAGTACTACTTCTCAACTGACAGAAAGCTTGAGGTGGATGTGTCCTCGTTTAGAGACGCTGGTCATTAGTCCCGAACCCCGCCACGAGAAGACGCCATCCCGTCTTTTAGTGACGCCGGCGACCCGTTTCGGACCTCGCAGAGACAAGTACTCACGAGCGAATAGGCAATATAAGAGGAATCGGCGGCAGCAGCGAGAGATGCATTCCTCAGCAAAGAAAGCTCATCTAGCTTCATCTGTAGGCTCAGGAGTTTCTAAAATCAACCCCACTTCAGTGGATGTTTGA